The following are from one region of the Pelagibius sp. CAU 1746 genome:
- a CDS encoding sulfite exporter TauE/SafE family protein, whose amino-acid sequence MEWTGLILGALGLVLGGVLKGATGAGAPLLAVPLLAVFYDVPMAVALFTIPNLLSNVWQGWRFRRHQLNPALTWGFALAGAAGAGVGSAILVSLPLDLLLLCMAGVVFLYIAFRLMRPHWALDLGIATRLAALAGFAGGVLQGAAGISAPVSLSFLNATRMDRTAFIATISVFFAATSIVQIPLLAAWDIITPFRAALSALALLPLLAGMPLGVYLARRMSREFFDRVILVLLAAIALRLVFSAVT is encoded by the coding sequence ATGGAATGGACGGGATTGATTCTCGGGGCGCTCGGCCTCGTCCTCGGGGGCGTGTTGAAGGGCGCGACAGGTGCGGGTGCGCCGCTTCTTGCCGTGCCTTTGTTGGCTGTCTTCTACGACGTGCCCATGGCGGTGGCGCTCTTCACCATTCCCAATCTGCTGTCGAACGTTTGGCAGGGCTGGCGGTTTCGCAGGCACCAGTTGAACCCGGCGCTGACCTGGGGCTTCGCCCTGGCGGGGGCGGCGGGTGCCGGCGTGGGATCGGCTATTCTCGTCAGCTTGCCGTTGGACCTGCTGCTGCTCTGCATGGCGGGTGTCGTCTTTCTGTATATCGCCTTTCGCCTGATGCGCCCCCATTGGGCGCTGGATCTCGGCATCGCCACCCGCCTGGCGGCGCTGGCCGGTTTCGCGGGCGGCGTGCTGCAGGGCGCCGCCGGCATCTCGGCGCCGGTTTCCTTGAGCTTCCTCAATGCGACACGGATGGATCGCACGGCCTTCATCGCCACGATCTCGGTTTTCTTCGCGGCGACATCCATCGTGCAGATTCCGCTGCTGGCGGCATGGGACATCATAACGCCGTTCAGGGCCGCGCTGAGTGCGCTGGCCCTTCTGCCGCTGCTCGCAGGAATGCCGCTCGGCGTCTACCTGGCCCGGCGGATGTCCAGGGAGTTCTTCGACCGCGTAATCCTGGTGCTGCTGGCTGCGATCGCCCTAAGGCTGGTGTTCAGCGCCGTCACCTGA